The genomic stretch TCTAGGGTGTGAGTTAACCCTGTGAAGAGCAGGGACGATGCATCCACCTGGGGAAGGCAGGGCACAAGAGCCAGGAGGCCTCGGACTGGTCCGGAACAGAACGTCTCCTGGGTCTCCAACAGTTGAGTGCTATATACAGCATGAGAAAAGGAATCGCCCCAAATGCCAACAGGTCTAAATGGGCTGAAGTGGGCACTTTGCACCcgtggggtgtaagtgtgtgAAGCTAGAGCTTCGGCCTGCCTAAGTGTTGAGGGGATTGCAAGCTCTGTTAGGCTGAGCAGCTGGTGGGGAAAGGATGGGCCTGCAGTCCACTTGCTGACTGCTCTCTGCTGTCTCCTCCCAGCACTTGCCATGGGTCTCTGTGTCGCCATGATTGCCTTTGTCCGCCTGCCGAGCCTCAAGGTCTCCTGCCTGCTTCTCTCAGGGCTTCTGATCTATGATGTCTTTTGGGTAAGTTCCCTAGAAGCCCCTGCGGTGTCCTTGTGTCGAACTGAAGCATTCACTCCTGAGCACTGTTCACTATAAGTATCCAGGGTTGGGCTTGCCTGACCACCAGTCACGCCCTCCAGTCTTGAAGCGTACATGTTACAGGGTGCACGggttcttgggaggctgaggtgggaggatcacttgagcccaggagttcgaggctgcagtaagtACAtcatgatcacacctgtgaacagccactgcactccagcctgggcagcagcatagcaagaccctgtccctaaggaagaaaaaagtgcACAGGCCACTGGCTGCCTGAGCCTCTGTTTGTTGAGATGTGATACAGTGggtagtgtgtgtgtgagtccaAGGGTGGAGAGGCAGCGGGCAGACAAGGTTCCCTGCCATGGGACCACAGCCAGTTCCACTGTAGGGAGTTGCCTTCGGGTGTAGAGAGGGTTCAGAAATTTGCATGTACACAGGGAGAGCGGAGGTGTTCTTCCTCCTCACAGCATGCTGAGAAAGCAAGCGCTGACATCGCCGCTCTCTGAGGCTCTCTCTTAGGAACAAagagggctgatgctgaaactggCGGCTTCCAGCCCCTCTGGTAAAGGCCCCTCTCCAACTCCGCAGGTATTTTTCTCAGCCTACATCTTCAACAGCAACGTCATGGTGAAGGTGGCCACGCAGCCGGCTGACAATCCCCTTGATGTTCTATCCCGGAAGCTCCACCTGGGGCCCAACGTTGGGCGTGATGTTCCTCGCCTGTCTCTGCCTGGAAAACTGGTCTTCCCGAGGTAGGACTGGCGTGCCAGACCTCATCCTGTGACAGGGGTCATGCTGCCTTCCTGTGCCTGTCTGTTCCCTACCTTGGTCAGTGTGTCTTTTGTCATCAACATTCTAGTCCTAAACTGGAGAGGGTTGCATTGTACACAGGAAATGAGGACTAGAATATTAATTTTCCAAAATCTATCATTAAGTGATCCAGGTGCTGCGTTTTATCATTGATTGTTTCCAAATGACCATATCTTatgctgtttctactttttaaaattggctGGAGGGAATTAACAGGAGAATCTGGTTCTTTTTTACTTCTAAGACATTTGTAAAAATATGTTCTAATGGTAAAATTATACAGCTCCTGGTACTATAATCTTGGCAAAATTAATGTGCTGCTTTACTCCTCTGTGTCTGGTGGCAGTCAGGTGCTTATTTGAGGTCTCACCAGTGAATGCGTCACAGTACTGAATTGCGTGGCGTGTCCAAGGGAGGCGCACTGAAGCAGGGCACCTGAGCAGTCACTTGCAAGGTGCTCTCCCAAAACACGAGGGGCCAGACTGGAGACCTCTGCTGACAGTACTCTCGTTGCTTTTAATCTCTAAACTCTTAAAAGCTAGTGTTGGTTCAGCCAGTAGAGATTTCCATCTGACTTCTTAAAAAGCTGACAGACGTGGCACAGAGGAGTGGAAACTGGACTGTAGAGCCTGTCGTCCCTAACCTCTGAAACTGCGTTCCAGCTCCACCGGCAGTCACTTCTCCATGTTGGGCATTGGAGACATTGTGATGCCTGGTCTCCTGCTGTGCTTTGTCCTTCGCTATGACAACTACAAAAAGCAAGCCAGCGGGGACTCCTGTGGTGCCTCCGGACCCGCCAACATCTCTGGGCGCATGCAGAAGGTCTCCTACTTCCACTGCACCCTCATCGGGTACTTTGTAGGTAAGAAAGACCCGGAGAGACTGCAGGTGACCCTCTCTGGCGGTCCTCCAACCCTGGGAGGATAAATCAGGTCTTCTAGCTACAGACGGTGGAAGGAGAGCACTGACTTGGAGGTTGTACTAGACAACCAAAAAGAAACCTTCTGGCCCACAAAGTGACAGATGTTCTCCACACTGGATAGCCCGGTCCCCTGTCCAGCAGGATGTCTGAAGGACATTGTAGGAAAAGCTTGGTCAGTCCTCAAATCAAGGACATACCACATAATGCAGTGATTAGTCTCCACTGTAATCTTCTGCTGAGTTTAATGAATATCGTGTTTATTTCCTCCTTtagtcaacagatatttactttcATTAGTACTAACATTTCTGTCACCTCTGACTTATGATTGTCCCTAGGCTAGTTTCTCTCTAGGCGGAAAGAGACAGTTGTAACTAGGCTAGGAGCAGCGGGCCCTGCACGTGCAGCTGCGCCCAGCGAGTGGAAAGGAGCCACCTGCTCGCCTCCGTGCCCCTTCACTCACCCCGTCACCCCATTTCAGTCCAGAAGCTCAGGGGCGAGGTAGTGGTACCGTCCCCATTAGACAGATGAGCAGCTGAGGCTCCGAGAGACAAAATGCCTGAACCAGGGGTACATAGCCGTCGTAAGTGGCAGGGTTGGAACTGGAACGCAGGTCTTTACCTCCAAGTCCAGCATCACACCCCACAGGAGATcgggggtggagggaaggttTGAGCCCAGGAACCTGAGCGTGGGGCGGGCCTTGGGCCAGTCCCGGGTCCTTGGAGCTTGGGTTTTTAGAGCTGTGCTATTCACATTGCTTTAACTGCTCAGGCTGGGCATTTCACGCCCTGCCCGCAGGATGGAATATGTCACATTAGATCTGTGCACTCTCAGGACTTTGCCAAACAGCAGCCAgggcttccctctcccctctcacgAATGCCTCTCTCCTCACAGGTCTGCTCACGGCTACCGTGGCCTCGCGCATTCACCGCGCCGCCCAGCCTGCCCTTCTCTATTTGGTGCCATTTACCTTATTGCCACTCCTCACAATGGCCTATTTAAAGGTGAGAGAAAAAAGGGGGGAAAGGTGAGAAGCCATTACAAAGGCATGAGAGCAATGGCCTTGGCCCTGTGTTTGGGTGTGGGCTCTCCCTGCTGGAGGTGGTTCTGCTTAAGCCCAGAGTGAGCGCTTGACCTTGTCCTGTGTGCGTGTGCCGAGGACGATGCTAATGAGCTGGGCCACTGCGCCACCTGGCCGTGGAGTAATTAGCCGAAAGCCCCAGAGCCCAGCTGTGGCGACTTCCTGCTTCTCTCAAAGGCAGGGTCCTCCTGCCGCCtcgcagcttttttttttaacactttaagTTAGGCAGTGATGAAGACTGGCCAGTACTGAGGCCGTGTGTTTGGAGAATTTGTTTATCATCCCCAGACACAGAGCTTACTTTACTTGCCCAGATCGTCCGACTCACAAGGATAGAACTTACTCAGGATAGAGTTAGGAAAACCCTCGCTCGAGGGCCCGCGAGCTCCTCGTCTGAGGAGTCCTAAAAACGGTGGGTTACTTTCCAGTGAGTAACATTTGAACGCTCTTCGATTCTCCCACAGCGGCAGTGTGATCCGAGACCAAGAATCAGAACAGACTGGTAGCTGTGTGCGCCTCTTGTTTAAATCTGTAACTTAGTGAAGTCCCTCCTTTCCCAGGGTGACCTCCGGCGGATGTGGTCCGAGCCGTTCCACTCCAAGGCCAGCAGCTCGCGCTTCCTGGAAGTATGATGGATCCCACGGAAAGTGACCAGAGTGGCCATCGTAGTCCTTTCTCTCAACTCGTGGTTTTGTTTCCTCTTAGAGCTGGCCTGGTACTCAGAGACGTACCTGTGTAAGGGACTGCGTGTGACTGGATTTTGCGTTTAAAGGGAGCTCGTTTGCAGGAGGGAGGTGCCGGAGCCCAGTTCGGTTCCTGCTCTTCTTGCGGCTGTAGACGCGGAGCCTCTTCCAGGAGGGACAGCTCTCCCCAGCGCTCCTTCCTCCCCGGTTTTTACGGATCTGCCCCAGACTGTCTGCACCAGACTGTCACCTTGCGGGGGAGATGGAGATTTGACTGTTTAAAAACTGAAAACGGCAAGGAGTCGTTCTAGAACTTTTGAACACTAAAAGGAtctaaaaaaattagcaaacCGAAGTTTCTTCAATGAACCCTCGAGAACTTTGGGACCAGTTTCCTGTGGGGGACTCAGTTTCAGAGAACTGGGACAGAAGCTCTTCTGTCGTTatattcttctttcctttttttggatttattaaatattttctgtggtGTGAAGTGACTTATTAAATCCACAGACATTGAGTGACTTCTTACAACATCCGCATCAGAATCTGTTGTAATGAGTTCATGTCCACCCCGCTGTCGTGTTGGCAGTGAACAAGGGCATGGTTTTATACATAcgtacatatatgcacacacacacacacacataggtatctatgaataaacaaattaaaacctGCTAAGATCACGCTGTGTAGCAGACAGGGGCTTGCTGTCGTTCTGAGCATGTCGAGCAGTTACTGTGGCTTCCTTGTATATGGATGAGCTGCCGTCTTTCCCCTCCACAAGCGACCCACGGTCGCAGAGCAGTGTAGCGTTTGTGCCGATAGCCGCGAGGACTTCAGGAGACTGACTTGGTTTGAGCAGTACAGCAAATTAGGGATGAAAAGTGGAAACCTTTTggccctttttttcttcttacagcCTTCTCCCTTGCAGGGTTTTTAGCAGTTTCTTCCTGAACCAATGCATGTATTATAGCAGCAGGTGTCTTTGTGCTTTCTGATCATAGTAATGTACTCCttgtaaatacatttttctattttctatttttttgtatttttttttgacattttgtttcattggtgTGCTGTATTTTCCATGCCCTCActcctttaagaaagaaaaaaaaaaaaaaggaaaaaagcaacacAATCCTGTCCTTGCTGTTGTGATTATAGTCTTGGTTTACCTGTGGTGACAACTGGGTGTTGGGAGCAAATGTCAAATGCCCCTCTGAGCTGGGCCCTAAATTCCAGGAACTGGGCAGTAACAGGCGGCTCTGTCTGGTTAGGATCCAGCCCCGTGCTGCGGTCTCTGCTGGTCACCCGTGGAATGTCCTTCCCTTTAAGCAGCCGCAGCCTGGTAAGAAACGGCGTGTTGCCCAGAGGCAGACAGAGCCCGGAGTCGGCTGAGGATACCTGAGAGCAGGGGTTGGGGAAGGGCCCCCGTGTCCTGGTTTCTTCCTTGGGGTCACTGCCTCTGTCTTGACCCGTGCGATGAACCGGAATGCTTGAAGTCACTGTGGGTAGAGCCCACGGGGTACACGTTGTGTTGTCGACAGAGGCTGAAGCGATCGGGGTGTCGGACTCTTCTGTCGTTGTCTTCAGATCCTGCTGagggttttgggttttgtttttaataaatgaccCCTTTGTAGCCTTTGTCACATCATCTCCTCtgtggttcctggtgccaaacaGAGCTACTGTCACCTGCCTGTGCCATCTATTCCCAAGGACCGATGGGAAGACCCTGTCTGTCTCCAGACTTGGTCACCTGCAGCTCTGGTTCAGTCACAGAGATGTCAAAGAATCGAAGCTTTCTCTTGTCCACAGAACTCAAAATGCTTCTGGATGTGGTGAAGACTAAACGTGCACCCATGACCTCACTCCTCGGTGCTCGTGGGTGCAAATGTCTAATTaaacagggtggggtgggagagggactGCAGAGCGACTCAGATTAAGGACAAGTGCCAATAATGGGTAGAAATGATATTATCCTGGCAGttggtcattttaatttttatagctgttttcatgaaaaaattaaattccagacagaaggaatgtaatttttttttgtcattctcaCTTCTGTACGGGTTTTGGGGAGAAAGTACCCACTCAGGACTCGTGACTGTTTGGATTCCAGTTGCTGGTCTCCAGAGCCCTTAAAACTTTGCCAGaaaaactgcaaatatttttgttgtcttaaaTTAACCACAGTAGATACGCTAGAATCCCCCAGTTCTGGAAGTCATGCTCTTTTGATTTGGACGTGGGGGGGCTACAGTTTCTCCTTGCAgcgccccccccacacacacccacccaaTATACTTGTGTCCTCTGctccttctttctgctttctcaaATACCGTGGGTTTGGGTCTTTTCTATCCAAGAAGTCTGCGTCAAGCATGGCATGTTCGTAAAGTTCCAGCATGGACTCCCTCCTCAGTCTGAGGTTCTTTTCCTTCCAAAGAGACTGCATGTTGGAACTCTCACTTATTCATAGTagtaactttcttttttctaatttgagCTAATGAAGACGTGACAGCGAAGTTTATCCAAAGCCTAGCATGTTCCGTTACTATCATTACAGTGCGTGCCTTTTCTGAATGACAGTGTGACAGTTCCAGCGTAGGAGCGGTTCAAACCGTGGGGACTTGGGGGCAGGCTACTGGCAGATTACTGTATAGCAGGCTCACGGGTCTTGGGTAAACAGGTAAGTTACGTtgccctcccctccaaaaaaagagaaagaaacaaaatgactAGTTCTCTGTAAGGGTGGAGGGAAAGTGAGTTCTGTCTTTGCcaataaagtgttaaaaatagCATCTGCCGCTCTCATATTACTGCTCACCAGATCCAGTGTCGTTTGTGGACGTTTCTGCCCGTAAAGCCTAACGCTGCGCCAGCGTGGGAACGTCGCGGCCTCGTGCGTGCGGGAAGTGCACTGCTCAAGGACGGCAACTGTGCAGCCCTCGTTCAGAAGCGCAGGACAGGCTCGGAAGGAGACCTTCTTCCAACGCACACTGGCCGGGACAGCCCCCGCCACCTCACTACATCACACTTCTTTGGCAGTTTCCAGCAGTGAAATCACTTCAAGAACAACGGCTCCTAACACAGGCGTCAGCTTGGCTACAGGAGTTTGCACTGAAGTGCCGCAAATCTAATAATGGAACTCAAGTCTTCCCTCTTCTAGAAGGGATAAGCCAGGTCAGACTTTTCTTAATCCAGAAAGTATTCCTATTCCTGTGCACTGTATAGGCTGCTTTCTGTCTGCAAACCTAAACTCAAATTTCTGCACGTTCGGATTCCAACTATCTCAAGTACAGAACCTGTCCCAGAAAAATACTTCTCCCACTCCTCCTTTTGACTGCTTCAGCCATTTGTTTCCTCCTCAACCCTTCCCTTGGAATCCAAGCCCTTACCTGTCCAGCAGCAACTGAGTCACGTCTCAGTGCTTCAGCTGAGGCACTGGGCGCTAATCGGCCCCCACCCCTGCACGCGggatccacacacacacacacacacacacaccctgcacgcgggatccacacacacacacacacacacacaccctgcacgcgggatccacacacacacacacacacacacacacacacacaccctgcacgtgggatccacacacacacacacacaccctgcacgcgggatccacacacacacacacacacacacacacacaccctgcacgcgggatccacacacacacacacacacaccctgcacgcgggatccacacacacacacacacacacacacacacacacacacacatgcatggcGACACTGCCCTGAGCTGAAGAGTGAAATCTATAGCTCTCTGCCCCCCGCCGTGAGGCCTGCTGTATAAACAGCAAAGGCCCCGGCTGAGAATCTCGTGTCACAGGACTGGATGCACCTACTGAGAAGGGTAGGCAGCGGGTCCGTGCAAGCAAGAGAAGCCCAGTGCTCCCACCAGCGCAGGCCGGCATTTAACCAAAGGTCTGTGTGACGACTGAAAGAAGCGAAAGTCTCCTATGGTACCATGAGCATTGCTCTTTAGTCACGACAGGGTTCAAGAGTCGTCAGCAGTTACCGGTGCTTTATCTAAATGCCCTGCATGGAGGCTGTGAAACTTCTGTGGGGCACTTACTGATGGTCACATCCGTGTGCTGTAGAGCTACTAGATACTTGAGCTATTAAGAATTCGTATgggctggccacggtggctcacatctgtaatcccagcactctggggggccaaggtgggaggatcgcttgaggttgcagtgagccatgacgacactactgcactctaagggggcgacagagcgagaccctgtctcaaaaaagaattcGTACGGCAGATTCAACTTCATTTATGGTTCCTTTCATTTGGATTGTGCCTGGTCAATTTCTTACTAAGTTCCAAGAAGTCTGTTCCCTAGTTGGGAACCTGTAACACTTGCCTCCAGTTTGCAGGTGATCGGAGGCCCTCAAATGGGTGAGGCCGGG from Lemur catta isolate mLemCat1 chromosome 21, mLemCat1.pri, whole genome shotgun sequence encodes the following:
- the SPPL3 gene encoding signal peptide peptidase-like 3 isoform X2 gives rise to the protein MAEQTYSWAYSLVDSSQVSTFLISILLIVYGSFRSLNMDFENQDKEKDNNSSSGSFNGNSTNNSIQTIDSTQALFLPIGASVSLLVMFFFFDSVQVVFTICTAVLATIAFAFLLLPMCQYLTRPCSPQNKISFGCCGRFTAAELLSFSLSVMLVLIWVLTGHWLLMDALAMGLCVAMIAFVRLPSLKVSCLLLSGLLIYDVFWVFFSAYIFNSNVMVKVATQPADNPLDVLSRKLHLGPNVGRDVPRLSLPGKLVFPSSTGSHFSMLGIGDIVMPGLLLCFVLRYDNYKKQASGDSCGASGPANISGRMQKVSYFHCTLIGYFVGLLTATVASRIHRAAQPALLYLVPFTLLPLLTMAYLKGDLRRMWSEPFHSKASSSRFLEV
- the SPPL3 gene encoding signal peptide peptidase-like 3 isoform X1, encoding MSFGYGRSRAYSLVDSSQVSTFLISILLIVYGSFRSLNMDFENQDKEKDNNSSSGSFNGNSTNNSIQTIDSTQALFLPIGASVSLLVMFFFFDSVQVVFTICTAVLATIAFAFLLLPMCQYLTRPCSPQNKISFGCCGRFTAAELLSFSLSVMLVLIWVLTGHWLLMDALAMGLCVAMIAFVRLPSLKVSCLLLSGLLIYDVFWVFFSAYIFNSNVMVKVATQPADNPLDVLSRKLHLGPNVGRDVPRLSLPGKLVFPSSTGSHFSMLGIGDIVMPGLLLCFVLRYDNYKKQASGDSCGASGPANISGRMQKVSYFHCTLIGYFVGLLTATVASRIHRAAQPALLYLVPFTLLPLLTMAYLKGDLRRMWSEPFHSKASSSRFLEV
- the SPPL3 gene encoding signal peptide peptidase-like 3 isoform X3 — its product is MCKESEERKGKSGIQTIDSTQALFLPIGASVSLLVMFFFFDSVQVVFTICTAVLATIAFAFLLLPMCQYLTRPCSPQNKISFGCCGRFTAAELLSFSLSVMLVLIWVLTGHWLLMDALAMGLCVAMIAFVRLPSLKVSCLLLSGLLIYDVFWVFFSAYIFNSNVMVKVATQPADNPLDVLSRKLHLGPNVGRDVPRLSLPGKLVFPSSTGSHFSMLGIGDIVMPGLLLCFVLRYDNYKKQASGDSCGASGPANISGRMQKVSYFHCTLIGYFVGLLTATVASRIHRAAQPALLYLVPFTLLPLLTMAYLKGDLRRMWSEPFHSKASSSRFLEV